In one Brienomyrus brachyistius isolate T26 chromosome 7, BBRACH_0.4, whole genome shotgun sequence genomic region, the following are encoded:
- the nup214 gene encoding nuclear pore complex protein Nup214 isoform X2, producing MSDDPDSVPERDMKYFQFRQMKKIRVFDSPEELPKERSNLLAVSNKFGLTFVGRDRTFKVFLTRNILAANKVEGNPNEIVEGVKSLKVTVELPMHNLALSSDELTLAICGMSDERGLLLSFYDVRTLFNEARPEKLPFASFAPVTSTGALVQDLKWNPVQASVLAACLSDGSMMVLEVTDKVTVQAKLPASVGITCVCWSPKGKQVAAGKLNATVIQYTPSLQEKKVIPCPNFYSSDNPVKVLDILWLSTYVFAVVYAAADGSLETPPELVVVSLPKKDEKREERYLNFNDLVYGACTERQHHYFLSHVEDWDIVLAASAGSIEVSIIAKQEDKTNWELWLLEDASRAELPVTLNNDDTLPVGVAIDYTNQDEIRISDDCVLPPAPTLMLLSTDGVLCPFSLVNQNKDVKQLSVAPVALSLEGERLPSPGSASLTRASAMVTTATTIPMATPAPRTAPLTSAFGSAPISTLAPSASSQTASSSSSSSFSFALPSLSTGPSFFSIPTTTTVSMGTSGFGTTGVMAPTNAAFSFPAAIKPPSEMTMAPTPTGQRLPASSPAASFKPSPEPAALGVKMNLNGRFLAMDTPGPAPQAAREFSVTSVPRPAFSTPLNQSTPAMTSSKPASSSAQARPAQSSTILPPAAVPQPAAPKAITPAQAAGNSPSPQETLAVKAAEKQLQPRKETDPVMAGILEEIAHFQKELDELKARASKADFHVGPAEQMKDLRREAEDLHVFALEIRETTESLHGDIGSLKTTLLEGFAGVEEGKTQRELSKDSRYLQLLYQKPLDPRREEQLKEIRRLYQYVKFSVDDVSDMLDLEWERHLENKKRQRHLIVPGREALFTTLANNLDIINQQQRKLDSLVKDLQALRLYNKTASSNWSMPRPAPPSQQGLDSELESLRETLLKARLESPPKATSESQVKMSPAKQHQLRNFLSKRQTPPVRSTAPANLSRSAFLSPNYYEGLDDGSSTSSLSQALDPEDSRPLEEEVTVVPPALATARHPAVVRTSSVQPGFGIQGPPFGKAPAGFSSIVGPPLGNEINLGGADSTAFATKTVKHGAPPTEKTTPVTVPPQQAAANAALRRQMANQKPGTVSTSLTESNLKTVPQVVNVQELKDKGPAEPVSTVISASVPASAAQVVHQMLAATATNQAKRNSAPGVKASGSTGDSSQPIFVFGGPQKLEAPPGSPASISTPATISALNPAVEQTGKIFTFSAMPAGGFNFSPLSTTTLTPHGTGVALGKDVSPSNKFSFTSGSVSKLVFAPEAPFSLVPKSTSPVPTPTGSPTVLASGSGEPAKAASASATLKTEPQMPKSGSAGETLGSFSGLRVGQGDDEPREAPKPVAPTSFSFGPNEGAPGTSVSDFGFGGSFRLGKPAELAASVEELASGDPPKTGTTIFEGATVTTATPSGGVFKPPEPGPPAAAKSAFSVTQPEAQAPASSPTSFADLLAAPLAPPAAMDAPGTKPTVAISETPAVADIPKPTGTTLDSSVATPFGDVIATQSSSTQAVVAETAIPAAMPEKPLTPPSPAPSPVPTAAQNPTPLVAPPQATQTPATETAKATESAVIATPVTAPAQQGLLSQALVSEKPGSIFAQPVVSTNSTTPGVGAVAPVVSTAAPVTTPVPSLGSTTAGALPTTASVFGQPASTVTTTTTTTTTTTSSSGFGSSGFGVGTSGFGKPVFGQVAGFGQPAAGSSGGFGFGQPAFGSSPGFGQAAAAAPASSSGGGLFGSPASGGASSFSFGQIGASNSSTAAGASLFGHSAAPAFGQQSSGFGQGSVFGSSAPTTTSSTGFGFGQPSAFGSTSAPLFGQQTSGASVFGQSAPSGGGLFGPGASSAAGTTAGSGGFFSGLGGKPSEDAANKNPFGSTSTDFGRSNQAGGFCNAPVFGSPPAFGGSPAFGTASAFGSSPSFSNPMGSTGGKVFGEGTAAANVGGFGFASASTAPTFGSLATQTTPSFGNIATQGSGFGGQTGGFSGFGSPGAFAGNFGSTNQNNQTFGGWRS from the exons TTTGTTGGAGTCCCAAAGGaaagcaggtggctgcaggaaAGCTAAACGCCACGGTGATCCAGTACACCCCC AGTCTCCAAGAGAAGAAAGTCATCCCCTGTCCAAATTTCTACAGCTCGGACAACCCAGTCAAAG tgctGGACATCCTGTGGCTCAGCACCTATGTCTTCGCTGTGGTGTACGCAGCAGCCGATGGCTCTCTGGAGACGCCCCCAGAGCTGGTGGTGGTGTCCCTTCCC AAAAAAGACGAGAAGAGAGAGGAGCGATACTTGAACTTCAACGACCTGGTTTATGGCGCCTGTACTGAGAGACAGCATCACTACTTCCTCAGCCACGTCGAGGACTG GGATATCGTCCTGGCTGCATCTGCTGGTTCTATAGAAGTCAGCATCATCGCCAAACAGGAAGACAAG ACAAACTGGGAACTGTGGTTGCTGGAGGACGCAAGCAGGGCAGAACTGCCCGTCACGCTAAACAATGATGACACCCTGCCTGTAGGGGTCGCTATTGACTATACCAACCAGGACGAAATCCGCATCA GCGACGACTGCGTGTTGCCCCCAGCTCCCACACTGATGCTGCTGTCCACCGACGGTGTGCTGTGCCCTTTCTCACTGGTGAACCAGAACAAAGATGTGAAGCAGCTGTCTGTGGCTCCCGTCGCCCTCAGCCTGGAGGGGGAGCGGCTGCCCAGTCCTG GGTCTGCCTCTCTGACCCGAGCTTCCGCCATGGTGACCACAGCAACAACGATCCCCATGGCAACCCCAGCTCCGCGGACAGCACCCCTTACCTCAGCCTTCGGTTCTGCACCAATATCTACTCTGGCCCCCTCTGCCAGCAGCCAGacggcctcctcctcctcttcctccagctTCTCTTTCGCACTGCCATCTCTCTCGACCGGTCCGTCCTTCTTCTCCATCCCCACCACGACAACGGTCTCCATGGGGACCAGTGGCTTTGGGACGACTGGCGTGATGGCCCCAACGAATGCGGCCTTCTCCTTCCCTGCTGCAATCAAGCCGCCCTCAGAGATGACGATGGCCCCCACCCCGACCGGCCAGCGCCTTCCAGCTTCCTCCCCGGCCGCCTCATTTAAGCCCTCCCCGGAACCTGCCGCACTGGGGGTGAAGATGAACCTCAATGGCCG GTTCCTGGCCATGGACACCCCGGGACCAGCTCCCCAAGCCGCCCGGGAGTTCTCCGTCACCTCTGTCCCTAGGCCAGCCTTCTCCACCCCCCTTAACCAGTCCACCCCCGCGATGACCTCCAGCAAGCCTGCTTCCTCCTCAG CCCAGGCCCGGCCTGCTCAGAGCAGCACCATCCTCCCCCCCGCAGCCGTCCcgcagccagctgctcccaagGCCATCACCCCCGCCCAGGCCGCCGGGAACAGCCCCTCCCCGCAG GAAACCTTGGCGGTGAAGGCCGCGGAGAAGCAGCTGCAGCCGAGGAAGGAAACTGATCCCGTCATGGCTGGCATTCTGGAAGAG ATTGCCCACTTTCAGAAGGAGCTTGATGAGCTAAAGGCTCGCGCCAGCAAAGCCGACTTCCATGTGGGCCCGGCCGAGCAGATGAAGGATCTCCGGCGGGAGGCCGAGGACCTCCACGTCTTCGCTCTCGAAATCAGGGAAACGACAGAG TCTCTCCACGGTGACATCGGATCCTTAAAGACCACTCTGCTTGAAGGCTTTGCCGGGGTCGAGGAAGGCAAAACGCAGCGCGAGCTCAGCAAGGACAGTCGTTACCTGCAGTTACTCTACCAGAAGCCGCTGGACCCACGCCGGGAGGAGCAGCTGAAG GAAATCCGGAGGCTATACCAGTATGTGAAATTCTCAGTGGATGACGTCAGTGACATGTTGGACCTGGAGTGGGAGAGGCACTTGGAGAATAAGAAAAGGCAGAG GCACCTGATTGTCCCCGGGCGTGAGGCTCTGTTCACCACCTTGGCCAACAACCTGGACATCATCAACCAGCAGCAACGCAAGCTGGACTCGCTGGTCAAGGATCTGCAGGCCCTGAGGCTGTACAACAAAACAGCCAGCAGCAATTGGAGCATGCCCCGGCCCGCCCCGCCGTCCCAGCAGGG CCTGGACAGTGAACTGGAGAGTCTGAGAGAGACACTGTTGAAAGCCAGGCTGGAGTCTCCGCCCAAGGCTACCTCCGAATCACAAG tgaaaatgTCTCCAGCAAAGCAGCATCAGCTCCGGAACTTCCTGTCCAAGAGACAGACGCCTCCGGTGCGCTCCACCGCTCCAG CCAACCTGTCGCGGTCGGCCTTCCTTTCTCCGAATTACTACGAGGGCCTGGACGACGGCAGCTCCACCTCCTCCCTTTCGCAGGCGCTGGACCCTGAGGACTCTCGGCCACTGGAGGAGGAGGTTACCGTGGTGCCTCCCGCACTGGCCACGGCCCGCCACCCCGCCGTAGTCCGCACCTCGTCCGTACAGCCCGGCTTTGGGATTCAGGGCCCCCCTTTCGGCAAAGCGCCCGCAGGCTTCAGCTCCATCGTGGGCCCCCCCCTCG GCAACGAGATTAATCTGGGtggagcagatagcacagcatTTGCCACCAAGACGGTGAAGCACGGGGCCCCACCCACGGAGAAGACGACACCCGTCACTGTGCCCCCCCAGCAGGCGGCTGCGAACGCCGCCCTGCGCAGGCAGATGGCCAATCAAAAACCAG GAACAGTTTCCACTTCGCTGACGGAGTCCAACTTGAAGACGGTGCCCCAGGTGGTGAATGTCCAGGAGCTGAAGGACAAAGGGCCGGCCGAGCCAGTGTCCACAGTCATCAG CGCCTCCGTCCCGGCGTCCGCTGCCCAGGTGGTTCATCAGATGCTGGCAGCTACAGCCACGAATCAGGCCAAACGG AACTCCGCCCCAGGTGTGAAAGCATCTGGCTCAACAGGGGACAGTTCTCAGCCCATCTTTGTCTTTG GTGGGCCCCAAAAACTGGAAgcccctccaggatctcctgccTCTATTTCCACCCCAGCTACCATCTCCGCCCTCAATCCCGCTGTCGAGCAGACGGGCAAGATCTTCACTTTCTCTGCCAT GCCTGCTGGTGGATTTAATTTCTCACCCTTAAGTACCACAACACTGACACCACATGGGACTGGAGTGGCTCTAG GAAAGGATGTCAGTCCGTCAAACAAGTTCTCATtcacttctggcagtgtgagtAAGTTGGTATTTGCTCCGGAGGCTCCCTTCAGTCTCGTCCCCAAGTCCACTTCCCCCGTTCCCACACCCACTGGTTCTCCCACCGTTTTGGCCAGTGGTTCCGGGGAGCCTGCTAAGGCAGCGTCCGCCTCGGCCACCTTGAAGACGGAGCCTCAGATGCCCAAGTCTGGCTCGGCTGGAGAGACTCTGGGCAGTTTCTCGGGGCTCCGGGTGGGGCAGGGGGACGATGAGCCCAGGGAAGCCCCCAAACCCGTCGCCCCCACGTCCTTCTCATTCGGTCCGAACGAAGGTGCCCCTGGGACGTCCGTATCTGACTTCGGCTTTGGAGGCAGCTTCCGATTGGGTAAACCGGCGGAACTAGCTGCTTCTGTGGAAGAACTTGCATCAGGGGACCCGCCTAAGACTGGCACGACCATATTTGAGGGCGCCACGGTAACTACGGCAACTCCTTCCGGGGGGGTTTTCAAACCTCCTGAACCAGGCCCCCCTGCTGCCGCCAAGTCCGCCTTCTCTGTGACGCAGCCTGAAGCACAGGCCcctgcttcctcccccacctcgTTCGCAGACCTCCTCGCGGCCCCTCTAGCGCCCCCTGCAGCCATGGATGCCCCTGGCACCAAACCCACTGTGGCCATTTCTGAGACCCCTGCAGTTGCGGACATCCCAAAACCCACAGGGACCACACTGGACAGCTCTGTCGCCACACCTTTTGGGGATGTCATCGCCACTCAGTCATCTTCCACCCAAGCTGTCGTCGCGGAAACCGCCATCCCTGCAGCTATGCCGGAAAAGCCCTTAACTCCCCCGTCTCCGGCTCCCTCACCTGTGCCCACAGCTGCCCAGAATCCCACGCCTCTTGTTGCACCCCCTCAGGCAACCCAGACCCCAGCAACCGAGACTGCCAAGGCCACAGAAAGTGCAGTCATCGCGACACCAGTCACGGCTCCCGCCCAGCAAGGGCTGCTTAGCCAGGCTCTTGTGTCTGAGAAACCGGGCTCCATCTTCGCCCAGCCAGTGGTCAGCACAAACTCCACCACCCCAGGCGTCGGTGCTGTAGCCCCTGTCGTTTCCACGGCGGCGCCGGTCACGACCCCGGTTCCGAGTCTGGGCTCCACCACGGCCGGTGCTCTCCCCACCACCGCCTCCGTGTTTGGGCAGCCGGCAAGCACGGTcactaccaccaccaccactaccaccaccaccacctcctccagcgGCTTCGGGTCTAGTGGATTCGGCGTCGGGACCTCTGGTTTTGGGAAGCCCGTGTTCGGGCAGGTGGCCGGGTTCGGTCAGCCTGCCGCCGGTTCTTCCGGTGGTTTCGGGTTCGGCCAGCCGGCCTTCGGGTCGAGTCCCGGCTTTGGGCAGGCAGCTGCTGCCGCTCCGGCCTCCAGCAGCGGTGGTGGTCTCTTTGGTTCACCCGCCTCCGGAGGTGCGAGCTCCTTCTCCTTTGGGCAGATAGGCGCCAGTAACAGCAGCACGGCTGCCGGCGCCAGCCTGTTCGGACATAGCGCCGCTCCCGCCTTTGGGCAGCAGAGCTCCGGGTTCGGCCAGGGATCCGTCTTCGGAAGCAGTGCCCCAACGACCACCTCCTCCACAGGGTTTGGCTTCGGACAGCCTTCCG CATTTGGCAGCACCTCCGCGCCTTTGTTTGGCCAGCAAACCAGCGGCGCCAGTGTCTTCGGACAG TCGGCCCCATCCGGAGGTGGCCTTTTTGGGCCTGGGGCCAGCAGTGCCGCCGGGACGACTGCGGGGTCCGGCGGCTTCTTCAGTGGCCTCGGGGGGAAGCCGAGCGAGGACGCAGCCAACAAAAACCCATTCGGGTCGACCTCCACAGATTTCGGCCGATCGAATCAAGCAG GTGGTTTCTGCAACGCCCCAGTTTTTGGCAGCCCGCCTGCCTTCGGGGGCTCGCCGGCGTTCGGGACAGCCTCGGCTTTTGGCTCGTCTCCGTCCTTCAGCAACCCCATGGGATCCACTGGAGGCAAGGTCTTTGGAGAGGGCACAGCGGCTGCCAACGTTGGAGGATTTGG CTTCGCCTCTGCCTCGACCGCCCCCACCTTCGGCAGTCTGGCCACTCAGACCACCCCATCCTTTGGGAACAtagccacccagggttccggtTTCGGGGGTCAGACCGGCGGCTTCTCCGGCTTCGGTTCCCCGGGAG CGTTCGCTGGCAACTTCGGATCCACCAATCA AAATAATCAAACATTCGGTGGTTGGAGGAGCTAG